From Anopheles funestus chromosome 3RL, idAnoFuneDA-416_04, whole genome shotgun sequence, a single genomic window includes:
- the LOC125769645 gene encoding uncharacterized protein LOC125769645 yields the protein MGESKREYLERMDIIFQVNEIDASKKTVMLLTLGGASLYSFVSKMVSPEEPKLCNYEKLCVKLKDQLEQKVNVVADRYNFRHCMQKEHSITEYIMELKSIAQTCKFQSFLSEMLRDQLVTGVRDEGLRKRLLRESELTFEQAESIARTWEAADEQNETFVGKVKPREMAAIKNAPKSIVSKQHYNHGGSSYHPHKQSNEHANERKCYRCGRLHNPQTCPARSWQCFTLFVCIKYLLEARFKVLNLQRKINQFLISYRNNPCTVTKVTPNEKVFCFVPHTLIAKLNPTTAHKTDIQNECKEQRKNSTNKNVEESIHEGEEVYYRNHFKEIIRWIPAVIKKRISELVYLISINGIIRMVHKNQLRRKPIHDKYIVGRLPIAKNWSYKKKDASLVHHP from the coding sequence ATGGGGGAAAGTAAACGTGAATACTTGGAAAGAATGGACATAATCTTTCAAGTGAATGAAATCGACGCATCTAAAAAGACTGTAATGTTGCTAACGCTAGGAGGAGCATCACTGTACAGTTTTGTATCGAAGATGGTATCACCGGAAGAGCCCAAACTGTGCAATTATGAAAAGCTGTGTGTGAAACTAAAAGACCAGTTGGAGCAAAAAGTGAATGTGGTGGCAGATCGATACAATTTCCGTCACTGTATGCAGAAGGAGCATTCCATAACCGAATACATTATGGAATTGAAGTCTATCGCACAAACGTGTAAGTTCCAATCGTTCTTATCGGAAATGTTACGGGATCAATTGGTGACCGGTGTACGGGACGAGGGTCTGAGGAAGCGCCTGTTAAGAGAGTCAGAGCTAACGTTCGAGCAAGCCGAAAGCATCGCGAGAACGTGGGAAGCAGCGGATGAGCAGAACGAGACTTTCGTGGGAAAAGTGAAGCCTAGAGAAATGGCGGCAATTAAAAACGCGCCAAAAAGTATCGTCAGTAAGCAGCACTACAACCATGGAGGGAGTAGTTACCACCCACACAAGCAGAGCAACGAGCATGCAAACGAGAGGAAGTGTTACCGGTGTGGGAGACTACACAATCCACAAACATGTCCAGCACGATCATGGCAgtgttttacattatttgtttgtattaagTATTTGTTAGAAGCAAGATTCAAAGTATTAAATCTGCAGAGAAAGATCAACCAATTTTTGATAAGCTATAGGAATAACCCATGTACAGTAACGAAAGTTACACCAAACGAAAAAGTGTTCTGTTTTGTACCACATACTTTAATCGCAAAACTTAACCCTACCACAGCACACAAAACAGATATACAAAATGAATGCAAGGAACAGAGAAAGAAtagtacaaacaaaaatgtggaaGAATCAATACATGAAGGGGAAGAGGTATATTACAGGAATCATTTCAAGGAAATAATTAGATGGATTCCAGCGGTAATAAAGAAGCGAATAAGTGAATTAGTGTATCTAATAAGCATAAACGGAATAATTCGTATGGTacacaaaaatcaattaagaAGAAAACCAATACATGATAAGTATATAGTAGGTAGACTACCGATAGCAAAGAACTGgtcgtataaaaaaaaagatgcgaGTCTAGTCCACCACCCATGA